The Leptospirales bacterium sequence TCCGCATTCCAGCGCAGGTTGCTCTCTCTGGCAAAAAAGCGCCGCGCCTGATCCTGCAGCTGGGCGCGCAGAGCGCGAGCGCGGTAGGGTTCGCGGCGCAATGGCGGACAACCGCGCGAGGCGCAGACCAGGCCAAAGTGAATCAAGGGCTGTCGGTGCTGGGCGCGAATCCACTGGTGCTCGATGGCATCGAGACTCCAGCGGCGACCGGCCAGCTGCCAGCGCTGATCTTTCCAGCGTCGGGCGGCGGGTATGTCCTGGATGGAGCGCACTTGAGGATAGCCAAGCATCAACTTTAAGGTGAAGGCATTGTAGGCATTGATCAACAAAGCCAGTTCGGCCTCGCTGGAAAGCGCGGACACTTCTACAGCAGCGTAACTGGCAAGCACACGGTCGAGCTGCGCCTCATCTGCTTTCAAGGCGGCATAGTTTACCGCGCCGTCCTCGGCTACGTGACGCAGCAGCAGCGCGCCGTAAGCGTTGTCATCGACGCTGTCCAGGCCCTCGCGCTGTACGCCTGGAGCGTTGCTTTCGACTACTTCGGGATAAAAAGCCGAACGAATCAGCCAGCTGTCGCGAAAGCTACAGGCCGACGCAATGACGGCGCACAGAAGGACGGCCAGCTTCGCCGCTGCACTCAGATTCATGCTTGCCTCCCGGCGCAAAGCCAGGCGCCTTCAGGGAGCGGCGCCCGGCAATTGTAGATCTCCGCTGCGCACGCGCTCCAGAATCTGCTGCCGCGTAGCGCGGTCCAGATTGCGGAAGTAGGGCGATTCCAGCAGCTGCTCTTCCAGCGTGGCCTCATAGGGCGCGTCATCATCCATCGGGTCGAAATTGAGAAAACCAAGCAGCAAATCAAGAAGCTCGCCCGGATTGAAGCCGATGCGCAGTCCAAAATAGACGCCCAGCGAAAGATCAAGCTGTGTAAAATAAGAACCTGGCGCAAAGACCTCGCCCTCCTGCTTCAAAAGCGAGCGTCGCAGGTGCGCCGGCATTTGCGTACCAAGCGGAGCGCGCGCGCGGTATTCTTTATGACGCAAACTCAGCAGCGGCGTCACATCGCCGGCTTCATTTTCGTCAGCTATCGCAGGCCCGCCTGTGTCCTCGCTGGCAGCAGCGTCCTGCGTCGAAGGCGGCGCCGCCTCAGCTGTGTCCGACGATTCCTCGGCGCTGTCCGATGCCTCCTCTGCTTCAGCCTCGCCTGGCGGACTGAAACGAATTGGCGCCGAGCTCAGATAGTCGGCGCCAAAAAAAAGCGCCGTAAAGCCGGCGGTGAACTTCTGACCCCAGCTTCCGCCGCGCAGACCGCCGCTGTAGCCAGCCGCGTCTTTGTAGGCGGCGCCAAGCTGTAGCGGCCCGGCGCGCACGCTGAG is a genomic window containing:
- a CDS encoding DUF547 domain-containing protein; translated protein: MNLSAAAKLAVLLCAVIASACSFRDSWLIRSAFYPEVVESNAPGVQREGLDSVDDNAYGALLLRHVAEDGAVNYAALKADEAQLDRVLASYAAVEVSALSSEAELALLINAYNAFTLKLMLGYPQVRSIQDIPAARRWKDQRWQLAGRRWSLDAIEHQWIRAQHRQPLIHFGLVCASRGCPPLRREPYRARALRAQLQDQARRFFARESNLRWNAERQTLSVSELIDWFRDDFRGGGGPGAELRFVLGYAPPAIASEAQANIDSVRLAYLPYDWQLNGSWRQP